The Podospora bellae-mahoneyi strain CBS 112042 chromosome 7, whole genome shotgun sequence genomic sequence TGCGGAACCAGCAAGTTCTcaggctcctcctcaacaacaaccccctatTGAGCGTATGCCAACACCATGGCAGGCAGGCCCCAAGCAGTTTCACATCACCGAGCCGGGGAGGTGGTCCTCCATGTCTATGGCCATTAGGAGCCAGTCATCACGACACAAACGCGCATCTTCAGTTAGCGAGAATGCTATGCTGAAGAGACTCTCCAAGGCTCTCCCTTCGATATCGATTCCGTCTGGGTTCATGCCTAGCATCCCCACACCGCCCTTCTTTTCGTCTCACAGCTCCAGCAATAATACCTCACCTCAGAAGGACGAGCGGACGCCGAAAACACCGCAGACTGGTGGGATTCCCGACAGTAGCTCCCAAAGATCTGGCACCCCCAGGACCTCGTCTCTAAGACGAACAACCTCGGACGACTCACTGCTTTATCACACTCTGTCTCGAGTCTCCTCCCTAGGCGACGACACCCGCTTCGCCCACGTCCGCGAGCAAGTCAACGTTCGGATGAAGGCCATCCTCGACAGCTTTGAAGGGCCTTCGTTCAAAATGCCTCAGATGCCCAATTTGTTGAACACGCCCCTTGTTAAGAAGTCAGCCACGGAGCcaatctcctcttccacccctcaCCGCTCCGGCTCtttgtcaaccaccaccaccgccccgcAGGATCCCTTGGACAAAGTTCTGGAAACCCTAACAGGCgacatcgtcatcatggGCGGGTACAGGGGCTCGATCCTCCGCTCTGCCAAAGCGCCCCACCGCCGGCTATGGGTACCAGTCAAAGTCCAGCTCAACATCCGAAAAGTCAAGCTCGAAGTCGGCCTCGAACCCCAAGATGAGCTGGACATGGAGAAGTCGATTTATGCAGATGGGATGCTGAAGAATATCGGCCCAGTGGACATCTCTAAACGACTCTTTAAGCGCTTGAGAGAATGCAAAAACGCGCGAAGCGGAAGGTTGAGAGTTCATGATTATGGCTACGACTGGCGGTTGAGTCCACATTTGCTCTCCAAACGACTGGTCAAGTTCCTGGAGGGtctcccctccaaccggGCCGGGACTCCACCGTCGGAGAGGGGGGCGTGGGTGATATCGCACAGCCTGGGCGGGATCATCACCCGTCACGCGGtcaactcctccccttctctctTCCGTGGCGTCGTCTATGTCGGCGTCCCGCAACGGTGTATAAACATCCTCGGGCCCCTCCGCAACGGGGACGCGGTGCTGCTCAACGAAAAGATCCTCACGGCGCACGTAAACTTTTCCCTGAGGACAacgtttgtttttttgccCGAGGatgggttttgttttgtggATAAGGAGACTGGGAAGGAGCACAGGGTTGACTTCTACGACGTGAACGACTGGGTTCAATACCGGCTTTGCCCGTCAGTTTCCGAAGCTGCGCTGCCggcggtggggaaggggagcaATGGAACTTTTAGCTCGTTGTTGAACTTGTCAGATTCGTTGGGGAGTTTTCAGCCCttgaggagcaggagtaATACGCAGACGAAGCGGGACAGTGGTGTTGCGCTGGCGGGGAAGGATAGGAGTTTGGCGCCGCAGATGGGGTCGTCTGGGGGCGATAACAATCCAGTTGACAGCAACTGTCAGAGCGACAAGGCGAAGAACCTGGCGTATTTGGCGAGGACGCTGGCGGAGATCAAGCAGTTTCGTGCGGAGCTCGCACACAACAAGGCTCACCAACAGAGTAATGCTTACCCTCCTTTGGCAGTCATCTATGCAAAGGACATACCCACCACGTACGGCTGTCGGGTTTCTGGCCGGGAGGGCATCGCGCACGCTGATGCGTACGATGATCTCATGTTCAggtctggggatggggtggtgctggcaaAGGAGGCGATGTTGCCCGAGGGATatgaggttgtcaaggggggaagggtctGCACGGATAGGGGGCATATCACCATGCTGGGGGATTTGgctggggtggggagggcgctggaggcggtggtgaggggacGACAGAAGgggattgggatgggggtgctggaggggaaaggggttaaataaaagaaaggGAGAAACAGGACAGAAAATGATACCCATTGACTAGACCTATAGCGAAGCGAGACAATTCAAACAAGAATAAACAGGATGAGCAACCACTTGTGCTCACAGAAGGTGGGACAAGTGCATTCACAGATGCAGTATGTTCACCAGACCAAGGTAGCCTGCTTGATCATAGCCTCGGCATTCCCCCAATGTTTGGGTCAGGGGTAAGCTATGTGCTACCAGGGTTGATCAAGACAGTACCAGCACATCACTATCCATACATCACTATTCACACATATCataatataaaagaaagGCATGTATAACTACCTACTCCAAGTGCCAATCTGAAAGCCATACTAGCAAGTCCTTTTCTGTAGACCATCCTCAAAAAAAGCGTCCCCGGCAAAAACCAACACCATAAAGATCCGCGCTCAACCTATTCTCCCATAACAGCACACTCAAAGAGAGCTAAAACGCTGCACCACAGCCCCTTACTCCTCGTCAGAGTCCTCCTCCGACTCGGCCTCCTCAAGCCACGTCATAAAAggctcggcagccttgcggATCTTCTTGGAGGTAGAGCCATCGACATACCTCTTGGAAGACTTGGCACCCCACTTCTTCAAAAAGTCCTCAGAGGCGAGATCAAAGTGGTAGTAGAGTTGAAGGATCTTGACAATTTTGTCATAGTGCTCCTTGCCGAGCTCGGCCAAAAGCTTCTCGGTGCCACCGAGGAGAGCCTTCTCATGGCGCTCAGAAGTGATCATCTATATCAGGTTAGCATTCTTCCAAATGAATACCATGTAAACAATACACATACAGTCTTGAGCATGCCTTGGCGCTTGGGAATCTGAGAGAAGATGTTCTCGTTGAAAAGTGTCATGACCAACACAATGAGGGTGCGATGCTTGGCCTCGATGCcgagctccttggccttgaggtagatctcgacatcatccaCGTTGTCGACACCGCCCTTGGCGTTGGCCTCAGCCTGGATCCAGTCGGCCAGCTGGTCGTAGACGGTGTTGCCACCCTCtccgtcctcgtcctcgtcttcacCGTTCAGCACGAGCTTCGCCTTGAACTCGTCAGGGAGGACCTGCTGGCGAGCCTTGACAGCTTCCTCGCTCATGTCAACGGCCCACTCAACCTCCTTGTCGGCAACAGGCTTGCTGTCAAGGTTCTGagcctccttcttgatcttgcgaGTCAAAGCATCATCGTCACTAGCAATGTCTATGTCCCCGTTGGGGGAGGGCTGGTCAGAGCCGTTCTCCTCTCCGGAACCGTTGTCCTTGCCACCGTTCTGCTTGGCCTTGCGGGCAGCCTTGCGCTcggccttgtccttcttggtcttcttgggCACATTCTTGAGAATGAAACCGCTCAACTTGAGGCGCAAATCGACATCGGTGCGCTGGCCGCAAGCCTTGCAGTCGAGCGTGATGTGCCCGTCCTTGATATGGACATCCGTTTCGGGATTCTTGCACTTCTTGCAGAGGACAAACTTGGAGATgaagccatcaagaagctctTGGAGCTTGTTAGCCTCGTGAGCACCGTTGATGATCCAGCGGTCGTCGGCGGGATCAATGTTGGTCTGGGCACCCAGCTCGAAACCGAAGTACTTGATGAGGTAAGAGCCGGGGCGGGCCAGAGACTGAGCAACGCTGCTCAGGTTGACAACAACGGTCTTGATGCCGTTACCCTTGCCTTCGATCTTGGTCTGAATACGCTCCATCTTGTAGCGATAGAAATTGTCGGAGACATCGCGACGGACGTTGACGAGAGCAGCCATGATTGCGCTGttgatgattttttttttcggtgAAAAGACTGAGCTGATGGGCTAGTGACGAGAGAGGTCGTACTGGCGAAGGACAGACAAGCAGATATCGAGTGCTGGCGCGGGTTTGTTGGGGGTTAACGGTGTCAGTAAGACGTAGGGTGAGGACTGGACatgtggtgatgctggtgatgatgctcaAACATGGGCAGAGAGTCAACCGTCGGAACTAGTGTTGGGACTACAAGGTTTCGGCGCTATGCGAAACGGATGCAGCTTTGGGGGGAAGTGTCGAGAGACGGAGTCCTTGTCGTGCTGATACATAAACAACGCTGTGCTGCGTGTCTTGGTTATGTGTGTGGTCGTTGATGTCGCGGGGACGAGAGCGGCcttcgtggtggtggtagtggaaGAGGTGAAGTGAAGTGGgtttggttgatggcggATCAGCAAAAGAGCAGATGCGAAATTTTTGACCTGGCGCTGGGTCctgggatgatggatgcTGGCTGAGCGGGGAGTGGATCTGCCCTGCGACAGTGAATATTTTTGTTATAAGAGTAAGTCCCTGCTCCGGCAGCTTGGCTGGTAACAGATGAAGAGAAGAGAGTTGCCCGTACCTCTTGCGGTTGTTTATTCGTCGATgggggagaaagaaagaaaaagatttTTGCGACAAGCGGGCAGAGGTCAAATTATAGAACCCCATACAAAAAATTAAGGTTCCAGGCACCTGCCCACTGGCCACCAGGCAAACCAAGGCCACGCAGGAAAGGTCTGTGGTGGAGTGGATCGCCCCCCGCTAAGCGCATCTTTGGCTACCTAAACTTCATCACCCGCGAATCTCATGAACTCAAACCCCGCCTTCCTCTGCTGACTTGCCCCGCTCCTTCTACTGGCCTTCTGTTTCTGGGCCGAGTTGCAGGCGGCAAAGCAACCGAACACGTTCTTTTGATTTTTCTTCGTATTGTGCGTGTTTGTGTGCCATGTGCGTGGATTTTTCCAGGCTTTCTTCAAAGAAGCCCTTTGCCCCCCTCCAAGCAGCCCGCCCTTTCCCCCACTTCCTGCCGGACTCAGGCTTGACAAACACAACCGAAACACGGGAGGCGGCCTGTATTTCGATGCCCAACACTCTGCCTGCTTACGGTGCAATCTGGATTTGTGCGGCAATTGTTCACTCTGCTTGGTTATCAGGTATCAAACAGCTCTTCCACGTGACAGGTAAAAAAAAGCCTTGGTAGCTTTTCACATGGCACAGCTTTGGCGTGCCACCGTCTCCAATATAAATTTGGCCACCGGTAATATGGTACGATGCATTTGGCCGGCTGTCCGGACGTACCGCGGGCCGTTGAATTTTATCAGATCGGTCTATCAAGGTTTACCCAGCCCCCGGTATGTTTAATATGGCAGTGTTGTCTTACATGACAACATTGTCGACTGCCAGGCGATTGGCCATTCAAGCAGAGCCGCACGCTGAAGAGTCTGACAGAAAGGCAATATCAGAGCCAGACCGGTCCAAGATATCATTTTATTAAAGAATCACAAACAGACATTTGGGTTTCAGCTTTGTATCCCCTCCATCATACACTGCCCGTGTATCATTCtgaccaacccccctttctgATCTCTCACTCCATACAACGCCAACCCACAAATACATATACTAAAACAAAGTTCAATGACCAAGAAAGACAATAAAATTAGCGAGGGTATTTTGTATCTCACTCCCCAAAATCAACTACCTCCAAAACATCATTCCAATACCAATCACCgtccccatcacccaacccaagttgctcctctccttcaaaGACTCCCCAGCATTAACAGCCAAAACAGTATCAAACgggcttcctcctccccctcccggaaccaccacaacattctcttcatcaccatcccccgtCTCAGCCGGTGCCTCCTCACTACTAGTAGCACTAGGCTCAGCACTCTGCACAAAAGTCGGGATAATCGTCGGCAACGACGTAGTGGTGTCATCCCCTCTAACAGCCTCgctcgtcgtcgttgtcgtcgtcgtcgtctccaccaccgcactCGAGCTCGTAGGAGTACGAACTGTAGTAAACGTCAATATCTCATCCCCTTGCGCCTCGCTCCTCGTCACCGTCGTCTCCTTCACTATCGTGCTGCTCGTGCTAGCCGTCGGCCGAATAGTGGAAGTAACAACAGTACCTTGCCCCGGCGCCCGACACAGCGCCTGACCCAACCCGCCCTGCAGCGCCAGCCACAACCACGACCCCCTGGTGACAGCCACATCGGAGCATCTCTCCCTCAGCGAGTCCTCCTTATCTCGAATACCCCGCCGGCAGGCAATCGTGCATTGCCCTTGTGCAATGTCGAATTTTCGGCAGTTGAGTATGGGCGCATTGTAGGACAAGATGCACGAGATTGGGATGGCGAGCGAGGGTATTAGTTGGAGGTCCgagagggaaagaaagcTGGCCGACGTGATTGAGGAGGTGTCGTCTTGGGCGGTGGATAATGAGGATAGTGATaagatggtgaggaggagatgcgGTATTCTGTTGTGGTTGAACATTGTGTTTGGTGTGGTGAGCTGCTGATATGATTcaagaaggacgagaagaCCCAAAGTAAAAAGTCAAGCAAAGGTGAGTGAGTGGGTTTGATCGTGTGTCCCCCCAGGAAAAAGCCGAAACTGGATCTGCTTCAATGGCGGTAGATCCGATCAGTTCGACTGTCAATGCGGCTGAACAACCGTCCGTCCTGCCGGACACAGCACTCGATTCGAGGTTTTTCCTTATCGTCGGTCGTCtcgtgatggtggggtggttTTCTTCTCGTTGCTTTATGCCGCCTGTGTCTGGTATGCAttcgaggtggtgatgaggatccAGCAGATAAACCCCAGCCGTCGCGCACTCGAAGATGAACAACAATTAAACCCAAAGCCACCTCTCAACAAAAGGCCTCCAGTCCTGGCAGTGCCTCGCAAGTggcaaaagaaagaagagacgCACTGTAAGTCGGTGAAGGTCAAATGGCTGGGTCAATGAGGTCAGACCAAAGAGGCCCGAGTCGATCTTTATGGTGTTGATATGGTCGCTCCTGCTCTTATTGTTGTACCACACTCCTTCCCGTTCAAGCCGAAAAAAATTACCAACAAACGGCAAGAACAGATCAAacagaagagaaaagaaagaaagatcGAAGCACAGCTTCCTCAAGTCGAAAAGAATTGGAAAAAACCAGTTTGcgccctcttcaccaacgGGTGTGGAATGGGGAGAGACAAACagacaagaaggaagagaaggttgggttgggtgttggaAAAGACTTCCCCGGGCCGATCGACGAGCCTTTACCTTACCACCACAGGGCAAACACAGCATTCCAGGCGGAACGTAGGTAGACAGGCGTCCATGTCGCCCATAtattccaccaccaccaccaccacctggacccaaccatccctcccccccagtcCAGTCCtatcaacctcaccatcccaccatcccatTCCATTGgctcccaccctcctctctcgaagaaaaaaagggctGGATCAAAATGATGAACAGATTCTGAGACAAGGGTTCTTCCTTGACCGTTCGCACCATCCGCTCgcttccctctctccctctcccacgcTTTTGGGttacaccaccctccagccAATCACCTCCCCATGAAGTGTGTGCTTGGGCGCCAAAAAGCGTTGAAACGAAACAGAGCTCGCGTTTGAGAGGCTGCCCCTTTGCTACCCCTGATGCGGCTCTGATTGGTTGCTTCAGAATTGGGCTTGGCGATGGTAGGTTGTGCGATGGTACACAATGGTTGGAGTGGCGCTCGGACCATCAAGGGGTTGGATATCTGTGCCACCGCTCATGATAGTACCCCTGAGCCAAGGACGATGTTGACTAAAAGGCGGGTGAGCTTTTTTTGTAGGTGTAacttgtgttgttgttgtattATCATATTTGCTCTCTAGACACCAGCGTTGTAGCCCAGCCTAGCCTTGTAAATCTGTATTGTGTATCTCAACATTCATCGTTGAGATGCCGTCGCTCTTGTGATGCCACATGTTATACACCCGAATCCATATCAAATCCAAACCCTGTGAACTCCCTATATCCATGCTCCATACCCCATATCCCAAACATAAACGCTCAACAATATCATAGTATACAATCCCGCTCCCATAGATGAAATCACGACCTCTTCTgccccatctcctcccccgcaaaatcatcccactcctcccccaactcccccagcccaccaccaccactcacccGTCTCCCAACCCAAATACCCCCAGCAGTCAACCCGCTCGCAAccaaaaaccacccctcaAACCACCGATCCACAAACGCCGGCTCCAGCGCGCTCTCCAACGCATCCCCCACCGACCTGCCCACCTCCTTCGGCAAACTactcctcagcaacaacgCCGCCGAAATCACATACGTCGCCGCGATCTGCCCTATCAGCAACGCCAAGTTCGCTTGGGCTTGATACAGCACCCCCGGAATCCACTTCGTAAACAACCTAAACGTCTGCAGGACCGAATTCGCGCTCGCCGCCAGTATGACACCCGACAACAAAAAAGAGATCTGACGCGCCCAGGCGAGTTGATCCAGTTTCGGGTCCCAATGTTTTGCCAGCAGGCCCAGAAACCGGGAAATCGGGTCCGACGACGAGAAAGAAGGCGAGTAAAGCGACGACGGGTAAGAACTCAGGTTCCGTTTGAGCGTGGTAAGAACTGTAGCAAGAATGCGATACACGCAATACCCCGCAAAAACATACTGCGGcaccgccaacaccctccccaccaccgtcccatcCCTCGCGTGAGCCTTCTGCCGTGCCTTCAGCTGCGCCAGACTCCCCGCCAGATTCGCCTCCATAGTCTCCAGACCCGAGATTTCCATTTGTAGGGCTTTAATCTCTGCTTGTTCAGCACTCGTCCCCATTCCCCCAGTCACAGCCTTGATCCCGCCCAAGACCTTCCCCATGATGCCATTTGATCcctggtgatgttgttgctgccccccccaccccctccgccatctGCGCCTTCCGCTGCAGACTCCTCAACCGATGTTTCTTCGTAACCAGCAACTCACTCGTCGCATCCAAACCAGCTTGCTTCCTCGCAATATCCGTATCCGTAATCGGCCGCCGTTTATACGCCCGGTTATCACTAAAGATATGCCACGGGCTGCTCACGCTCGCAAACCCCGACAGCAGCGCCATGCTCAATATACCAATAACCCCTATCCTTTCCAAACACGCCCTCGacagtccaccaccactctccccccctcctggcatcccaccatcaaccctgGTCCTCTGAACCACACCCGTAATCcgccccatccaccccccagcttccccagcatccccagtccccccccccacaaccctccccaaccaccaaaaacaaaccagccaccccccaaaaacccccaTCTGCAACCCCCAAGCAACCCtactcctcttccccctcccatccctccccaaccgcaaccccaaccccccccccccaacaacagatTGTACCTCCAGAAATGGTATAacccccaccagcaaaaccAACAAAGTCGGAACAGTaaccctcaaccccaccgTCCTCGCCGTTGGTATCGCCTCTGCCACCTCAGCTAGTATCAGTTCCGCCAGCACCGCGCTCAACCCTAGTGTCCCAGCAAAAGTGTAGGCGGCGATTTTCCGCCGGGGCGACTTGCTCGCGTGCTCCTCGTGCGCTTGACGTAGCGACAAGGGCGCAGACGCAGGAAGGAAGTGGTCTTCCCCGTCGGAGATGCCTGAtgaagctgaggaggagacgcGAGActggagggaggcgaggtgggGGAAGAGTTTGGttagggagatggagaagacgaggaagaaggtgaggaggaagggggttagggcgaggagggtggggatgctgaaggtggaggggaggcaggaggtggaggtggaggtgcaggtggtgtcggagtcggagtcggGGGGCATTCTTGCTCTGGTGGTGACGGTCGCAAGGATGAAATAGAAGGTTGATTTGCGTTGAAAagttttggttgttgtttaaGGGTATGTTTAATCGCCTGCTACGGCACTCTCGGATTTGGCTTTCGGATTCGGTGGACCAGGCAGGCAGGCCTTGTTTGTTCGATCGTCGTGGCCGTGGTGATAATCAATCAACCAATCTGTCTATCCCAATTATCCGCTCGTGATCGTGTGTCGTGTTTGCACTTGCGACTACCTCTGCGCTGCTACTACTCCTGGTGCTCGGGCTGGCGGCGctggtggtagtggtggttTGCGACAAGACACAAATGACCAGAGCATTATACCATATCCCGTTCTACTTCCGAAATTTATGTGTCAACTCAAACCCTTGCTGGTGTGTCGTtgggcaaaaaaaaaaaaaaggatcGGAATTCTGGTACACACTCCTTGTATGTAAAAAGCTGAAGCTCGtttgtgtcgtcgtcggcggaACGTTTGCACAGGAACGAAAAGCGATGGGCATGACGAACGAGAATGGGCGCGTCTAGTTCAATGGCCGGCTGGGGACCCCGGATTTTTTGTAAGGGAGCTTGGACCATTCCCCGCcatccacccatccatcaGCCTCACTGCTCTTGGCTGCCTTTCAAACGTGAGACTTGCCCGATGCGTAAAGACACGTGGACGTTCTcaaacagaaacaacaaccaagagagagaaaagatgaATAGCTATTATATATACACCAGGACCTAGAGGATCGCTGGAGTTCTGCCA encodes the following:
- a CDS encoding hypothetical protein (EggNog:ENOG503NUXN; COG:S); translation: MTAMAAAPPASASLETDMARMTLPPVVTEFPPPPAHEENGGPASSSSDGAEDDDDFEDDQADAQSLMQPAISPLATLFTSPKTPAAERMAAFDRMSGGGIFERIEDDQRPGMASLDGTSSHDKLPPPPPSHSSEPMARMAGAAEPASSQAPPQQQPPIERMPTPWQAGPKQFHITEPGRWSSMSMAIRSQSSRHKRASSVSENAMLKRLSKALPSISIPSGFMPSIPTPPFFSSHSSSNNTSPQKDERTPKTPQTGGIPDSSSQRSGTPRTSSLRRTTSDDSLLYHTLSRVSSLGDDTRFAHVREQVNVRMKAILDSFEGPSFKMPQMPNLLNTPLVKKSATEPISSSTPHRSGSLSTTTTAPQDPLDKVLETLTGDIVIMGGYRGSILRSAKAPHRRLWVPVKVQLNIRKVKLEVGLEPQDELDMEKSIYADGMLKNIGPVDISKRLFKRLRECKNARSGRLRVHDYGYDWRLSPHLLSKRLVKFLEGLPSNRAGTPPSERGAWVISHSLGGIITRHAVNSSPSLFRGVVYVGVPQRCINILGPLRNGDAVLLNEKILTAHVNFSLRTTFVFLPEDGFCFVDKETGKEHRVDFYDVNDWVQYRLCPSVSEAALPAVGKGSNGTFSSLLNLSDSLGSFQPLRSRSNTQTKRDSGVALAGKDRSLAPQMGSSGGDNNPVDSNCQSDKAKNLAYLARTLAEIKQFRAELAHNKAHQQSNAYPPLAVIYAKDIPTTYGCRVSGREGIAHADAYDDLMFRSGDGVVLAKEAMLPEGYEVVKGGRVCTDRGHITMLGDLAGVGRALEAVVRGRQKGIGMGVLEGKGVK
- the TIF5 gene encoding eukaryotic translation initiation factor 5 (BUSCO:EOG09262M7B; COG:J; EggNog:ENOG503NUY5), which codes for MAALVNVRRDVSDNFYRYKMERIQTKIEGKGNGIKTVVVNLSSVAQSLARPGSYLIKYFGFELGAQTNIDPADDRWIINGAHEANKLQELLDGFISKFVLCKKCKNPETDVHIKDGHITLDCKACGQRTDVDLRLKLSGFILKNVPKKTKKDKAERKAARKAKQNGGKDNGSGEENGSDQPSPNGDIDIASDDDALTRKIKKEAQNLDSKPVADKEVEWAVDMSEEAVKARQQVLPDEFKAKLVLNGEDEDEDGEGGNTVYDQLADWIQAEANAKGGVDNVDDVEIYLKAKELGIEAKHRTLIVLVMTLFNENIFSQIPKRQGMLKTMITSERHEKALLGGTEKLLAELGKEHYDKIVKILQLYYHFDLASEDFLKKWGAKSSKRYVDGSTSKKIRKAAEPFMTWLEEAESEEDSDEE
- a CDS encoding hypothetical protein (EggNog:ENOG503P7IS; COG:S); this translates as MFNHNRIPHLLLTILSLSSLSTAQDDTSSITSASFLSLSDLQLIPSLAIPISCILSYNAPILNCRKFDIAQGQCTIACRRGIRDKEDSLRERCSDVAVTRGSWLWLALQGGLGQALCRAPGQGTVVTSTIRPTASTSSTIVKETTVTRSEAQGDEILTFTTVRTPTSSSAVVETTTTTTTTSEAVRGDDTTTSLPTIIPTFVQSAEPSATSSEEAPAETGDGDEENVVVVPGGGGGSPFDTVLAVNAGESLKERSNLGWVMGTVIGIGMMFWR
- a CDS encoding hypothetical protein (COG:T; EggNog:ENOG503NZ0S) yields the protein MPPDSDSDTTCTSTSTSCLPSTFSIPTLLALTPFLLTFFLVFSISLTKLFPHLASLQSRVSSSASSGISDGEDHFLPASAPLSLRQAHEEHASKSPRRKIAAYTFAGTLGLSAVLAELILAEVAEAIPTARTVGLRVTVPTLLVLLVGVIPFLEVQSVVGGGGLGLRLGRDGRGKRSRVAWGLQMGVFGGWLVCFWWLGRVVGGGTGDAGEAGGWMGRITGVVQRTRVDGGMPGGGESGGGLSRACLERIGVIGILSMALLSGFASVSSPWHIFSDNRAYKRRPITDTDIARKQAGLDATSELLVTKKHRLRSLQRKAQMAEGGSNGIMGKVLGGIKAVTGGMGTSAEQAEIKALQMEISGLETMEANLAGSLAQLKARQKAHARDGTVVGRVLAVPQYVFAGYCVYRILATVLTTLKRNLSSYPSSLYSPSFSSSDPISRFLGLLAKHWDPKLDQLAWARQISFLLSGVILAASANSVLQTFRLFTKWIPGVLYQAQANLALLIGQIAATYVISAALLLRSSLPKEVGRSVGDALESALEPAFVDRWFEGWFLVASGLTAGGIWVGRRVSGGGGLGELGEEWDDFAGEEMGQKRS